Genomic segment of Mycolicibacterium sarraceniae:
GATCGGGAAGACCACATCGACCGACGTCAGCATCTGCCCTGGCGTCTGGCCCAGCGAGACCAGCTCACCGCGGCGCAGCGGATCGGCCGACATCGCCAGGGCAGTGCCCGACTCCCCGGTGACCGCCGGCAGCTGCCGGTCGGTGATGGCCAGGGTCTCGGGACTGCCGTCGGTCAGCACCCACGACCCTTGCGGGGTGATACCGACGGCGACGATCTCGAAGCGTTCCGGGTCGAGGTTGCGCAAGATGCTGCCCGCCGACACACAGGAAATCGCATGCTCGGAGCTGCGGCCCCCATAGATGACGGCGACACGGATCCGGGGCCGGTCCGACGGCAGGCGGGAAGTCACAACCTAGAGAGGCTACAGCCCGGGTGGTATCGGCACGATTCGACGCCGCGAACAGGTATTTCAGGCGTCGAGCGCGGTCAGAACGTCGGTGACCAGATCGTCGGTGTCCTCGATACCCGCCGAGATCCGGGCAAACCCGTCGGCCACCGGATCACCCCAGCGGGCGCGACGATCCACGCAGGTGTGGATTCCGCCGAAGCTCGTCGCGGCGACCAGCAGTTCACTGCGGCGCACCAGGGCGTGCACAGCGGCGGCGTCCGCGAGTTCGACCGAGACCAGGCCACCGAAGCGGCGCATCTGGGCGACGGCTGTCGGGTGCGACGGGTCACCGGGCAATCCCGGGTACCGCACCGAGCGAACTCGCGGGTGTCCCGCCAGAGCAGTAGCCAACGCCAGCGCGTTCTGGCACTGTCGCTCGAAACGCAGCCCGACGCTGCCGAGGCTGCGCAACACCAGCCACGCTTCGAACGAACCGAGGATCGCACCGGCGAGCAGCCGCTCACGCTCCACAGCGGCCATCAGGGCGGGGTCGCTGCCCGAGACATAGCCCGCGAGCACGTCACTGTGACCGGACAGGGCCTTGGTGGCACTGGCCACCACAAGATCGGCGCCCAGCGCCAGGGGTTGCTGCCCGAGCGGGGTCACGGTGGTGTTGTCGACCAGCAGCCGCGCCCCGCGGTGCCGACAGATTTGCGCCAACCGGTGCAGGTCCGCCACGTCCAGAGCGGGGTTCGTCGGGGTCTCGGCCAGCACCACATCGGCGTTCTCGGCGGCACCGCAGATCTCCTGGGCGCTCGCCTCACGAACCGTGATCCCTAGTGGGGCAAGGCTTTCAGACGCGAACCGACGTACCTGGTAGTAGCCATCGGCCGGCACGACCAGCACAGAACCAGGTGTGGCCGTCACCCGCAGCGCCGCAGTGATAGCCGCCATCCCGGACCCGAAGGTCAAGGCGCCGGTGGCACCTTCCAACTGGGCCAGCGCGGCCTCGAGCTGGCGCCAGGTCGGATTGGAGCCGCGGCCGTAGGTGTTGGCTTCGCTGCCCTCGGCGTCGGAAAGATGGAACGCCGACGCGAGGACTGGGCCACGGCCGACCGGCTCGCCCGGAATCGGCTGGGAACTCACCGCTTTGACCGCGCGGGTGGAATCGCCGTAGCGCTCGCTCATCTCTCGGTCACTCCGGTTTGACACTGCGGCCCAGCAGCAGTGCCACCGCCTGGTCGACCGACAAACCCTTGTGGCACACCCGGTGGACGGCATCGGTGAGCGGCATCTCGACGTCGTAGCTGGACGCCAGGGCCAGGATCGATTCGCACGACGCGACACCTTCCGCGACGTGACCGCCCGCGGCCAGCTGCGCCGCCTCGATGGTCCCGCCCCGGCCGAGCCGTTCGCCGAAGCTGCGGTTGCGCGATTGGCTCGACGTGCAGGTGGCGACCAGATCGCCCACACCGGCAAGGCCGGCCAGCGTCGCTGGCTTGGCGCCCACCGCGATACCCAACCGCATGATCTCGGCCAGGCCGCGGGTGATGATCGCGGCCGCGGTGTTCTCCCCCAGACCGACGCCCGCGGCCATACCGCAGGCCAGCGCGATGACGTTTTTACAGGCCCCGCCGACCTCAGTACCGATCACGTCGGCGTTGGTGTAAGGCCGGAGATAACCGGTGCTCAGTGCGCGCTGCAGAGCGACCGCACGACCGGAATCGGTGCAGGCCACCACAGTCGCTGCGGGTTGGCCGTCGGCGATTTCGTCGGCCAGATTGGGACCGGACACCACGGCCACCTGGCTGGCGTCGACACCAGCGACCTGGACGATCACCTGACTCATCCGCATCAGGCTGCCCAACTCGATGCCCTTGGCGAGGCTCACCAGGGTGGCGCCATCGGCGATCAGGCCACGCCACCCTTCGAGGTTGGCGCGCAAGCTCTGGGAGGGAACGGCGAGCAGCACGGTGGTCAGCCCGTCGAGAGCCTCGGCCGCATCGGTGGTGGCGCGGATCGTGCCCGGCAGCTTGATGCCCGGTAGATAGGAAGCATTGATATGTGTGGCGTTGATTTCATCGGCCACCTCAGCGCGGCGCGCCCACAACCGGACCTCGGAACCGGCCTCGGCCAGCACCTTGGCCAGTGCGGTCCCCCAGGCGCCGGCCCCCATCACCGCCGCGGTGCCCACCGTGCTGGTCATAGTCATTAACGTAGCCCACGCCGCTGCGAGGATCGCCGCCCAGGAATGCAGCCGCCCCGGACGACGCTGGAAGGATGGTGAACATGAGTGGCGCAGCCGATGTCGGCGTGATCATCGCGGTCAAGCGCCTTCAGGCCGCCAAGACCAGGCTCAGTCCCGTCTTCGAGGCAGGCGCCCGCGAACAGGTCGTGCTCGCGATGCTGATCGACACCATCACGGCGGCCCGGGCGGTCAGCGCCGTGCAAACGATCACCGTCGTCACCCCCGACGACACGGCGGCCGCGGCCGCCCGTGAGCTCGGCGCCGCGGCGTTGTTCGACACCACGCCACCAACGGATCCCGACCCGTTGAACACCGCGGTCCGGTACGCCTGGTCCAACGTCGCCGAGCGGACTGTCAATACTGTTGTGCTGCAAGGTGATTTGCCGGCCCTGCAGACCGATGAGCTCACCGAGGCACTGGCGCAGGCGCGGTCGTATCGGCGCAGTTTCGTCGCCGACCGCCACGGCAGTGGCACCGCCGCATTGTTTGCGTTCGGCACCGCACTAGATCCGCAGCTCGGCCATGACTCCGCGCGTCGGCACCGCGACTCCGGGGCGGTCGAGCTAACCGGCTCGTGGCCGGGGCTGCGCTGCGATATCGACACCGTCGAAGATCTGGAATCCGCAGAGTTTCTCGGTGTCGGCGCGGCGACAACCAGGGCAATCGCTCCTCGCTGATGGTTAACAACACCTCAACGCCCTTCGACTTTGGGCTGCGCAGGTCCACGCACCCTCTCGATAGGGGATGATCGAGACTGTGACCGAGATGGAAACCGAAGCCCCAGCCACGGATGACAACTGGCAGCCCGGTGAGGCGCCGGAGGCCCCGCCCGCGGCTACTGATACCGCAGTCGACAACGAGCTGCCCGAGAATCGTTACCTCAATCGTGAGCTGAGCTGGCTGGATTTCAATGCCCGAGTGCTGGCTCTGGCGGCCGATACCTCACTGCCCCTGCTGGAACGGGCGAAGTTCCTGGCGATCTTCGCGTCCAACCTCGACGAGTTCTACATGGTCCGGGTAGCAGGCCTGAAACGCCGCGACGAATTGGGGCTCTCGGTGCGTTCCGCCGACGGTCTCTCCCCGCGCGAGCAGCTGCGCCGCATCGGCG
This window contains:
- a CDS encoding cystathionine gamma-lyase, whose product is MSERYGDSTRAVKAVSSQPIPGEPVGRGPVLASAFHLSDAEGSEANTYGRGSNPTWRQLEAALAQLEGATGALTFGSGMAAITAALRVTATPGSVLVVPADGYYQVRRFASESLAPLGITVREASAQEICGAAENADVVLAETPTNPALDVADLHRLAQICRHRGARLLVDNTTVTPLGQQPLALGADLVVASATKALSGHSDVLAGYVSGSDPALMAAVERERLLAGAILGSFEAWLVLRSLGSVGLRFERQCQNALALATALAGHPRVRSVRYPGLPGDPSHPTAVAQMRRFGGLVSVELADAAAVHALVRRSELLVAATSFGGIHTCVDRRARWGDPVADGFARISAGIEDTDDLVTDVLTALDA
- a CDS encoding NAD(P)H-dependent glycerol-3-phosphate dehydrogenase produces the protein MGTAAVMGAGAWGTALAKVLAEAGSEVRLWARRAEVADEINATHINASYLPGIKLPGTIRATTDAAEALDGLTTVLLAVPSQSLRANLEGWRGLIADGATLVSLAKGIELGSLMRMSQVIVQVAGVDASQVAVVSGPNLADEIADGQPAATVVACTDSGRAVALQRALSTGYLRPYTNADVIGTEVGGACKNVIALACGMAAGVGLGENTAAAIITRGLAEIMRLGIAVGAKPATLAGLAGVGDLVATCTSSQSRNRSFGERLGRGGTIEAAQLAAGGHVAEGVASCESILALASSYDVEMPLTDAVHRVCHKGLSVDQAVALLLGRSVKPE
- the cofC gene encoding 2-phospho-L-lactate guanylyltransferase — encoded protein: MSGAADVGVIIAVKRLQAAKTRLSPVFEAGAREQVVLAMLIDTITAARAVSAVQTITVVTPDDTAAAAARELGAAALFDTTPPTDPDPLNTAVRYAWSNVAERTVNTVVLQGDLPALQTDELTEALAQARSYRRSFVADRHGSGTAALFAFGTALDPQLGHDSARRHRDSGAVELTGSWPGLRCDIDTVEDLESAEFLGVGAATTRAIAPR